One Desulfurella sp. genomic region harbors:
- the murA gene encoding UDP-N-acetylglucosamine 1-carboxyvinyltransferase: MDKFVIEGSKTLHGSVEISGSKNAALPIIAATILCNKPCTLNNVPDLADINTMLKLLENMGCRYSFENNTLHIDCSNLKSTKAEYELVRKMRASILVLGPLVAKYNKAVVSLPGGCAIGVRPVNLHIEALKSMGAKINIEQGYIHASSKKLKGTEIYLDMPTVTGTENIIMAAALSEGKTTIYNAAKEPEVVDLANFLNKCGAKITGAGSSTIEITGVENLEGCDYEVMPDRIEAGTFMCIAHATKSSLTIKNAPVYCMHAIIDKIKEAGADVQINDNTIVISHSKFLPVNIKTFAYPGFPTDMQAQFTAMLTLASGTSIIEETIFENRFQHVAELNRMGANISISGNKAIVVGVKKLLGAPVMATDLR, encoded by the coding sequence ATGGATAAGTTTGTTATAGAAGGTTCAAAAACCTTGCATGGTAGTGTAGAAATAAGTGGTTCAAAAAACGCAGCATTACCAATCATAGCAGCAACAATACTATGCAATAAACCATGTACCTTAAATAATGTACCGGATCTAGCTGATATTAATACAATGCTAAAGTTGCTTGAAAATATGGGCTGCCGGTATAGCTTTGAAAATAACACGTTACATATTGACTGCTCAAATTTAAAATCAACAAAAGCAGAGTATGAGCTTGTACGAAAAATGCGCGCTTCAATTTTAGTACTTGGGCCTCTTGTAGCAAAATATAATAAAGCTGTTGTGTCTTTGCCTGGCGGGTGTGCAATTGGCGTTAGGCCTGTTAACTTACATATTGAAGCTTTAAAATCAATGGGAGCAAAAATAAATATAGAGCAAGGCTATATTCATGCCAGTTCAAAAAAACTTAAAGGAACGGAAATTTACCTTGATATGCCAACAGTTACAGGAACAGAAAACATTATAATGGCAGCTGCGTTATCTGAAGGCAAAACAACAATATACAATGCAGCCAAAGAACCAGAAGTAGTTGACCTGGCTAACTTTCTAAATAAATGCGGCGCAAAAATTACAGGTGCTGGCAGCTCGACCATAGAAATTACAGGTGTAGAAAATCTTGAAGGATGCGATTATGAAGTTATGCCAGATCGCATTGAAGCAGGCACCTTTATGTGTATTGCACATGCTACAAAATCAAGCCTAACTATTAAAAATGCACCAGTTTATTGTATGCATGCTATTATTGACAAAATTAAAGAAGCAGGCGCAGATGTACAAATAAATGATAACACAATAGTAATTTCTCATTCAAAGTTTTTACCGGTTAACATTAAAACATTTGCCTATCCAGGATTTCCTACAGATATGCAAGCTCAATTTACTGCAATGCTTACACTTGCAAGTGGTACAAGCATAATAGAAGAAACAATATTTGAAAACCGTTTCCAACACGTAGCCGAACTTAACCGTATGG
- a CDS encoding ROK family protein, translating to MTLCFDIGGTRIKYAIIDKLYNIEEVNTIQTPKNINDFKNVISNIILKNKIEHIGFCVAGIVDYGSQKILHSPNMLFLNNFSFKEFQKPNLHIEVENDANAACLNSFRKYKIPDMIHLTLGTGLGGGAIVNGKLLKSSISVFEVGHISATINGKRCGCNNRGCIEKYTGVENILDFAKKHNVYESLENIFSNYSQNKIYKRIVDRFAQYLGIVVADLINVFGSDLIVFSGGIANNFDAFVETLKKTVQRRSFVYRIKPCKFAVDDNPSFAGLLGVASIFNEGLYG from the coding sequence TTGACTTTGTGCTTTGACATCGGTGGAACACGTATAAAATATGCAATAATTGACAAGTTGTACAATATAGAAGAAGTAAATACCATACAAACACCAAAAAATATAAATGATTTTAAAAATGTAATATCCAATATAATACTAAAAAACAAAATAGAACATATAGGTTTTTGCGTAGCTGGCATAGTTGATTATGGTTCTCAAAAGATTTTGCATTCACCCAATATGTTATTTTTAAACAATTTTTCATTTAAAGAATTCCAGAAGCCAAATTTACATATTGAAGTAGAAAACGATGCAAATGCAGCCTGCTTAAATTCTTTTAGGAAATACAAAATACCAGACATGATACACTTAACATTGGGAACAGGTCTTGGTGGCGGTGCAATTGTAAATGGTAAACTTCTAAAAAGCTCTATAAGTGTCTTTGAGGTAGGTCACATTAGCGCCACAATAAATGGCAAACGCTGCGGTTGCAACAATAGAGGCTGTATAGAAAAATACACTGGCGTAGAAAACATACTTGATTTTGCTAAAAAACACAATGTATATGAGTCGCTTGAAAATATTTTTTCCAACTACTCACAAAATAAAATATACAAACGCATAGTAGATAGGTTTGCACAATACTTAGGCATTGTGGTAGCAGATCTTATAAATGTTTTTGGGAGTGATCTTATAGTATTTAGCGGTGGCATTGCAAATAACTTTGATGCTTTTGTTGAAACGCTTAAAAAAACTGTTCAAAGACGATCGTTTGTATATAGAATAAAACCTTGCAAATTTGCAGTTGATGATAACCCTTCATTTGCTGGTTTGCTTGGGGTTGCAAGTATATTTAATGAGGGATTGTATGGATAA
- a CDS encoding CoA-binding protein, producing the protein MESCRLGFGEISKEDEETVKEILKMKTIAVVGLSPKPDRPSYDVAQYMQSKGYKIVPVRPGVSEILGEKCYAKLEDIPFEVDVVDVFRNAKDCPAVVESALKIKPKAIWLQEDIISPESKKMTEGTGILFIMDYCLKKAHQKYIEGTLR; encoded by the coding sequence ATGGAAAGCTGCAGGTTAGGCTTTGGTGAGATATCAAAAGAAGACGAAGAAACAGTAAAAGAAATTTTAAAAATGAAAACAATAGCTGTGGTTGGTTTATCACCAAAACCTGATAGACCAAGTTATGATGTAGCCCAATACATGCAAAGCAAAGGTTATAAGATTGTACCTGTAAGACCTGGTGTAAGCGAAATATTGGGTGAAAAATGTTATGCAAAATTAGAAGACATACCATTTGAAGTGGATGTTGTAGATGTTTTTAGAAATGCCAAAGACTGTCCAGCTGTCGTTGAATCTGCCCTAAAGATAAAGCCCAAAGCAATCTGGCTTCAAGAAGACATTATAAGCCCTGAATCCAAAAAAATGACCGAAGGTACAGGAATTTTATTTATAATGGATTACTGCTTAAAAAAAGCTCACCAAAAATATATTGAAGGAACGCTTCGTTGA
- the fliN gene encoding flagellar motor switch protein FliN — protein MFDLNKDIKSNIEIFFTKEAIVLEETIKKALNIDCLIKFTKAQITDKIEEADFSGKCNLNINGVNLGLYVSLNAKLASILSDLMLMGPGQAKDTLDPDDIDSLKELFSQSFGAYAQALRENGYKVSFDGFSQEKPQGDRFFESEFEIIITNTLESSLYQYVSIDEFEKVLDSLKIEISQNPDKDTAPIFEIDNEPRHNNTQETSKDNLNLLMDIELNARVRIGSKQMLLKDIVKLSEGTIIDLDKSVDEPMEILINGKTIAKGIVVVVGGNFGIKITHVGTKEDRIKSLGG, from the coding sequence TTGTTTGATTTAAATAAAGACATTAAGTCAAATATTGAAATATTTTTTACAAAAGAAGCTATTGTTTTAGAAGAAACAATAAAAAAAGCGTTAAATATAGATTGCCTTATAAAATTTACAAAAGCCCAGATTACAGATAAAATTGAAGAAGCTGATTTTTCTGGAAAATGCAATCTAAATATTAACGGTGTAAATTTAGGACTATATGTATCTCTCAATGCAAAATTAGCATCTATTTTATCTGATTTGATGCTTATGGGACCAGGTCAGGCTAAAGATACTTTAGACCCAGACGACATAGACTCTTTAAAAGAATTATTTTCTCAAAGTTTTGGCGCATATGCACAAGCACTTAGAGAAAATGGTTATAAAGTTAGTTTTGATGGATTTTCTCAGGAAAAACCACAAGGCGATCGTTTTTTTGAATCAGAATTTGAAATTATAATTACAAATACGTTAGAAAGCTCTTTATATCAATATGTAAGCATTGATGAATTTGAAAAAGTTTTGGATAGTCTAAAAATTGAAATCTCACAAAACCCAGACAAGGATACTGCACCTATATTTGAAATTGATAATGAACCCAGGCACAATAACACGCAAGAGACCTCAAAAGATAATTTAAATTTACTAATGGATATAGAACTTAATGCTCGCGTAAGAATTGGCTCAAAACAAATGTTGCTTAAAGATATTGTAAAATTATCAGAAGGCACTATAATAGATCTTGACAAAAGTGTAGATGAGCCAATGGAAATCTTGATTAACGGCAAAACAATTGCCAAAGGTATAGTTGTAGTAGTTGGCGGCAATTTTGGCATAAAAATTACACATGTAGGCACAAAAGAAGATAGAATAAAAAGTCTTGGGGGTTAG
- the fliM gene encoding flagellar motor switch protein FliM, with product MAEILSQEEIDALLSTIGKEETPQELPETLIEEKVSIYDFKRPDKVSKEQIRALKNLHDKFARNFSSKLSGFLRTIIEIDVASVDQMTYGEFVLSLSQSVSFNVINLYPLEGSGIIAIEPDIGFVLIDRLLGGFGTTFQNIRPFTDIEQSILLDIVNLMLSDLKNIWAPIAEIRFEVTAQETSPNVVQIVAPSEVVVLIVFEVKMGDYKGIINFCIPVITLEPILTKISTHDMLSISRKEHINRVVNILQILDNVLIRLEVYLGDFNISVENFLNLKPNDIYILHKNTNEFSEVYCNGVKKFEAKLGKVKNKKAIKIAKLTI from the coding sequence ATGGCAGAAATTTTATCGCAGGAAGAAATAGATGCTCTACTTTCAACAATAGGAAAAGAAGAAACACCACAAGAATTACCAGAAACACTTATTGAAGAAAAAGTATCCATATATGATTTTAAAAGACCTGATAAAGTATCAAAAGAGCAAATAAGGGCACTAAAAAACCTTCACGATAAATTTGCAAGGAATTTTTCGTCAAAACTGTCTGGTTTCTTACGCACAATTATAGAAATAGATGTCGCAAGCGTAGATCAGATGACTTATGGTGAGTTTGTACTTTCATTATCTCAATCTGTAAGCTTTAATGTTATCAATCTGTATCCCCTTGAAGGCAGTGGCATAATAGCAATAGAACCAGATATTGGTTTTGTACTTATAGATAGGTTACTTGGTGGTTTTGGAACGACTTTTCAAAATATAAGGCCTTTTACAGATATAGAACAAAGTATACTATTGGACATTGTTAACTTAATGCTTAGTGATTTAAAAAATATCTGGGCCCCAATTGCAGAAATTAGATTTGAAGTTACAGCCCAGGAAACAAGTCCAAACGTTGTTCAGATTGTAGCGCCATCAGAAGTGGTAGTATTGATTGTATTCGAAGTTAAAATGGGCGATTATAAAGGTATAATAAATTTTTGTATACCCGTCATAACACTTGAGCCAATTTTAACAAAAATAAGCACACACGATATGCTTTCAATTTCAAGAAAAGAGCATATAAATAGAGTGGTTAACATTTTGCAAATTCTAGATAATGTTTTAATAAGACTTGAGGTATATTTGGGTGATTTCAATATAAGTGTGGAAAATTTTTTAAATTTAAAACCAAATGATATTTACATACTACATAAAAACACAAACGAATTTTCTGAAGTATATTGCAATGGTGTTAAAAAGTTTGAAGCAAAATTAGGTAAAGTAAAAAATAAAAAAGCTATCAAGATAGCTAAACTTACCATTTAG
- a CDS encoding chemotaxis response regulator protein-glutamate methylesterase: MVRVLVVDDSLISRKYLTRILEESGQIQVIATAQDGLEAIEKVKELKPDVVTMDVEMPKLNGLEALKRIMIENPTPVIMVSTLTTEGASTTLEALHLGAVDYIPKNDVLNFNKITKDARELLIEKIIAAKNSKVAKPRLIKQTEPVSVKLPKISEITKKDIRLIAIATSTGGPVALERIMSEFPKVNVPVLIVQHMPATFTPIFAKSLDRISTIPIKEAQDLEIAENGKGYLAPGGLQMSVYEKGGLLIIKISDQPKTIYVPSADVLFESCAQTTKDKTLAIIMTGMGNDGYQGLVKLKKTGGIIIAQSKESCVVWGMPRKPTENNIVDYIGDLEEIPEIVKKIVG, translated from the coding sequence ATGGTTAGGGTTTTGGTTGTTGATGACTCGCTTATTTCAAGAAAATATTTAACAAGAATACTGGAAGAATCTGGCCAAATACAAGTTATAGCAACAGCTCAAGATGGTTTAGAAGCTATAGAAAAAGTAAAAGAATTAAAACCGGATGTTGTTACAATGGATGTTGAAATGCCAAAGCTTAATGGCCTTGAAGCGCTAAAGCGCATAATGATTGAAAACCCAACGCCAGTAATTATGGTATCTACCCTAACTACCGAAGGCGCAAGCACAACACTTGAAGCGCTTCATCTTGGTGCAGTTGACTATATACCAAAAAATGATGTTTTAAATTTCAATAAAATTACAAAAGACGCAAGAGAATTATTAATTGAAAAAATTATTGCAGCAAAAAATTCAAAAGTTGCCAAACCAAGACTTATCAAACAAACTGAACCTGTATCTGTAAAACTTCCCAAAATATCAGAAATAACAAAAAAGGATATAAGACTTATAGCAATCGCTACTTCAACTGGTGGTCCTGTTGCTTTAGAAAGGATAATGAGTGAATTTCCAAAAGTTAATGTGCCCGTTTTAATTGTACAGCATATGCCTGCTACATTTACACCTATTTTTGCAAAATCACTGGATAGAATTTCAACTATTCCTATAAAAGAAGCCCAAGACCTAGAAATTGCTGAAAATGGCAAAGGTTATTTAGCTCCAGGTGGTTTACAGATGAGCGTATATGAAAAAGGAGGTTTGCTTATTATAAAAATCTCTGACCAGCCAAAAACAATTTATGTACCAAGTGCTGATGTACTGTTTGAATCATGTGCACAAACAACAAAAGATAAAACACTGGCAATTATAATGACAGGAATGGGAAATGACGGTTATCAGGGCCTTGTAAAGTTAAAAAAAACAGGTGGCATAATTATTGCACAAAGTAAAGAATCTTGTGTCGTTTGGGGAATGCCAAGAAAACCAACGGAAAATAATATAGTTGATTATATTGGTGATTTAGAAGAAATACCAGAAATTGTTAAAAAAATTGTTGGATAA
- a CDS encoding aconitate hydratase, with translation MGLTVAQKILKEHLVDGSLTEGDEIGIKIDQTLTQDATGTMADLQFEQMGTPRVRTEVSVSYIDHKTIQMGFEDADDHTYLQTFAKKYGLYLSKAGNGICHQVHVERFGKPGKTLLGSDSHTPTGGGIGMIAIGAGGLDVASAMAGMPFYMPRPKIVGIKLTGKLQPWVSAKDIILKVLQILTTKGNVGWIAEYFGDGVKHLSVPERATITNMGAELGVTTSVFPSDETTRYFLKAQKRESDWIPLEADPDAVYDKVIEINLNELEPMIAQPHSPDNVVRVRDIEGTPVDQVMVGSCTNSSYKDGKIVAEIVKGRVANENVSFGYAPGSKQVLRMLADEGELSHIIAAGARILESACGFCIGAGQAPRNNAVSIRTNNRNFYGRSGTTTAKVYLVSPETAAACALTGKITDPRDLEKLFGIQYPKVEVPSEFTIDDTLIIPPADESEASKVELYKGPNIVDPPGGSAMPSDLIGEVAGKFGDKITTDDIMPAGDLLKYRSNVPKYAEYVFVKRDPTFAQRCLENKKMGIHNIIVGGDSYGQGSSREHAALCPMYLGVKAVIAKAIERIHRANLINFGILPLTFKNPDDYEKIDQGDRIKLPNIRKALIENKGEVILYNETKGISIPLQYH, from the coding sequence ATGGGATTGACAGTTGCTCAAAAGATACTCAAAGAGCATTTGGTTGATGGTAGCCTCACAGAAGGAGACGAGATTGGTATAAAAATTGATCAAACACTCACACAGGATGCAACAGGCACAATGGCAGACCTTCAATTTGAACAAATGGGTACCCCTCGTGTAAGAACCGAGGTTTCTGTAAGCTACATTGACCACAAAACAATTCAGATGGGCTTTGAGGATGCAGATGATCATACCTATTTGCAAACATTTGCAAAAAAGTATGGACTTTATTTATCAAAAGCAGGTAACGGTATATGTCATCAAGTTCATGTAGAACGTTTTGGAAAACCAGGCAAAACATTGCTTGGCTCTGACTCGCATACGCCAACTGGTGGCGGTATTGGCATGATAGCAATAGGTGCAGGTGGACTTGATGTAGCAAGTGCTATGGCAGGCATGCCATTTTATATGCCAAGGCCAAAAATTGTTGGTATTAAATTAACAGGCAAGCTTCAACCATGGGTTTCAGCAAAAGATATCATCTTAAAAGTGTTGCAAATACTCACAACAAAGGGCAATGTTGGTTGGATTGCAGAATACTTTGGAGATGGTGTAAAACACTTAAGTGTTCCAGAACGTGCAACCATTACAAACATGGGTGCAGAGCTTGGTGTAACAACGAGCGTTTTTCCATCAGATGAAACAACAAGGTATTTTTTGAAAGCGCAAAAGCGAGAATCAGATTGGATTCCTTTAGAAGCAGACCCTGATGCAGTGTATGATAAAGTAATTGAAATAAATCTAAATGAACTAGAGCCAATGATAGCACAGCCTCACTCACCAGATAATGTAGTGCGCGTTAGGGATATTGAAGGTACACCTGTAGATCAGGTTATGGTTGGAAGCTGCACGAACTCTTCCTATAAAGATGGAAAGATTGTTGCAGAAATTGTAAAAGGTAGGGTTGCAAATGAAAATGTAAGTTTTGGCTATGCTCCTGGCTCAAAACAGGTTTTAAGGATGCTTGCAGACGAAGGTGAATTAAGCCATATTATAGCTGCAGGCGCAAGGATATTGGAATCAGCATGCGGTTTTTGTATAGGTGCTGGTCAGGCCCCAAGAAACAATGCAGTTTCCATAAGGACCAATAACAGAAACTTCTATGGGAGAAGTGGAACAACGACAGCTAAAGTTTACTTGGTAAGCCCAGAAACAGCAGCCGCATGTGCTTTAACCGGAAAGATAACGGATCCAAGAGATTTAGAGAAACTTTTTGGCATACAATATCCAAAAGTTGAGGTTCCAAGCGAATTTACAATAGATGATACTTTAATTATACCGCCTGCTGATGAATCTGAAGCTTCAAAAGTTGAGCTGTATAAGGGTCCAAATATTGTTGATCCGCCTGGTGGCAGTGCTATGCCATCTGATTTGATTGGTGAAGTTGCTGGCAAATTTGGCGATAAAATAACTACAGATGATATAATGCCTGCAGGTGACTTGCTAAAATATCGCTCAAATGTGCCAAAGTATGCTGAGTATGTTTTTGTAAAAAGAGACCCAACATTTGCTCAAAGATGTTTAGAAAACAAAAAAATGGGTATACACAATATCATTGTAGGTGGCGATTCATACGGACAGGGTTCGTCAAGAGAGCATGCAGCACTGTGTCCAATGTATTTGGGTGTAAAAGCTGTTATAGCTAAAGCCATTGAGCGCATACACAGAGCTAACTTGATTAATTTTGGTATATTGCCATTAACTTTCAAAAACCCGGACGATTATGAAAAAATTGATCAGGGAGATAGAATAAAACTGCCAAACATAAGAAAAGCTCTAATCGAAAACAAAGGCGAGGTAATACTCTATAACGAAACAAAGGGTATTTCTATACCTTTGCAATATCATTAA
- a CDS encoding glycoside hydrolase family 57 protein, with translation MVFVSFVWHMHQPYYKDDIEGKYLASWVRLHASKDYLDMLKIAQNNNARVTFNLTPVLVNQILSYKSLECESTANLLTKPVKELNDKQKLYILEDSFKVNPQIIQKLPKYRQLYHKKQNANANILNIFSDEEILICEVAYLLSWFGNLQKDETIKKIEENLSTAGEEEKQYLLDKQLQILQSIVPEYKKAVHNGDICLTTTPFYHPILPLLIDTDIARVSNPEINLPKKFSYKEDAKWHIQIAKTYMERIFESKIQGMWPSEGSVSDEALCLIAECGFKFAATDEQIIKNSGFSDIYKPYLYENNNLSLHMFFRDHTLSDKIGFVYSHLNYKDAVEDFLDSIKSIESNNPRSIVSIILDGENAWEYYDNNGYDFLNHLYDSLQKDPKIELVTPSEYLELQDIKELKFSKIWPGSWIGANFNIWIGDEEDNKAWDLLHKARLEVGSNKASMQELYKAQGSDWNWWYGKDHSSTDDVLFDNLFRNLLIKAYLLAKKNPPEDLYLPIKKQVSALESKNPISFINPKIDGIISSYFEWAGSGEFVELESAMSISNRMIKKVNYGFNENDIFLRVDFNSRPRDLFDKYGICIEIFDNIKTFLFLSKKSSYIQRFDRNGKIIAQENFLDYAIDKILELKISKDFLGVHEKEKVYLHINIKHENQIIERFPTNKDILIEIPSRNFEYENWFI, from the coding sequence ATGGTATTTGTTTCTTTTGTGTGGCACATGCATCAGCCCTACTACAAAGACGATATTGAAGGTAAATATTTAGCAAGCTGGGTAAGGCTTCACGCTTCAAAGGACTATCTTGATATGCTAAAAATTGCCCAAAACAACAATGCACGTGTTACTTTCAATCTAACACCTGTACTTGTAAATCAAATTTTGTCCTATAAAAGCCTGGAATGCGAAAGTACAGCAAATTTGCTAACAAAACCGGTTAAAGAGCTTAATGATAAGCAAAAGTTATATATTTTGGAGGATTCTTTTAAAGTAAACCCACAAATCATACAAAAATTGCCTAAATATAGACAGCTTTACCACAAAAAACAAAATGCTAATGCAAATATTTTGAATATTTTTAGTGATGAAGAAATTTTAATATGTGAAGTAGCTTATTTACTTTCATGGTTTGGGAATCTTCAAAAAGATGAAACAATAAAAAAAATAGAGGAAAATTTAAGTACAGCTGGTGAAGAAGAAAAACAATACCTGCTTGACAAACAACTCCAAATTCTTCAATCGATTGTACCAGAATATAAAAAAGCTGTCCACAATGGTGATATTTGTTTAACCACAACACCTTTTTATCATCCAATTTTGCCTTTGCTTATTGATACTGATATAGCAAGAGTTTCAAACCCAGAAATTAATTTACCAAAAAAATTTAGCTACAAAGAAGATGCAAAATGGCACATACAAATTGCAAAAACCTACATGGAACGCATTTTTGAATCAAAAATACAAGGTATGTGGCCATCGGAAGGCTCAGTTAGTGATGAGGCACTTTGTTTAATTGCTGAGTGTGGTTTTAAATTTGCAGCAACAGATGAGCAAATCATAAAAAATTCAGGTTTCAGTGATATTTATAAACCGTATTTATATGAAAACAATAATTTGTCTTTGCATATGTTTTTTAGAGATCATACATTATCAGATAAGATAGGTTTTGTATACTCACATTTAAATTACAAAGATGCAGTAGAAGATTTTTTAGACTCTATAAAATCTATAGAATCAAATAATCCGCGCTCAATTGTAAGTATAATTTTAGATGGTGAAAATGCGTGGGAATACTATGATAACAATGGTTATGATTTTTTGAACCATCTATACGATAGCTTGCAAAAAGACCCAAAAATCGAACTTGTAACTCCAAGTGAGTATCTAGAGCTACAAGATATTAAAGAACTAAAATTCAGCAAAATCTGGCCTGGTTCGTGGATTGGGGCTAATTTTAATATATGGATTGGCGACGAAGAAGACAACAAAGCATGGGATTTACTACACAAAGCTCGCCTTGAGGTTGGATCAAACAAAGCAAGCATGCAAGAGCTTTACAAAGCTCAAGGTAGCGATTGGAACTGGTGGTATGGGAAAGACCACTCATCTACAGACGATGTTTTGTTTGATAATTTATTTAGAAACTTGCTTATAAAAGCTTATTTACTTGCAAAAAAAAATCCACCCGAAGATCTTTATTTACCTATTAAAAAACAGGTGAGCGCTCTGGAAAGCAAAAATCCAATTAGTTTCATAAACCCAAAAATTGATGGCATAATTAGTTCTTATTTTGAATGGGCAGGATCTGGCGAATTTGTAGAACTAGAATCTGCAATGAGTATTTCAAATAGAATGATTAAAAAAGTTAACTATGGTTTTAATGAAAACGATATTTTTTTGAGGGTAGATTTCAACAGCAGACCACGTGATTTATTTGATAAATATGGTATTTGCATAGAAATATTTGACAATATTAAAACCTTCCTTTTTCTATCAAAAAAGTCAAGTTATATCCAAAGATTTGATAGAAATGGAAAAATAATTGCACAAGAGAATTTTCTGGATTATGCTATAGATAAGATTCTTGAACTTAAAATTTCAAAAGATTTTTTAGGTGTCCATGAAAAAGAAAAAGTTTATTTACATATTAATATTAAACATGAAAATCAAATTATAGAAAGATTTCCAACCAACAAAGACATACTTATTGAAATACCATCCAGAAATTTTGAATATGAGAATTGGTTTATATGA
- the der gene encoding ribosome biogenesis GTPase Der: MIVSIVGRPNVGKSSLFNLLIGKNKSIISDIPGTTRDRIADYLFIKDKSAILMDTGGLNDEEPLSDFDIYLFKMIIKLKKKYIIVVNKIDKKNEEFFYSYMRFKDAIFISTKHKTNLNTLKDKLYELIQKNVKVEDADTKLAIVGRTNVGKSSLFNAILKKERSIVDNNAGTTLDSVETLIKYHEKTYKFIDTAGLRLKLKKESLDKLASYLTLFSIERCDIALLVIDSSQGVTTQDLRIASILERKHKGIIVLFNKWDLVEKDSEKVFKDLKNRLSFINFVPFLKVSAKESKNIDKIFKYVSIVEEYYNKRVSTYNLNEAFRFLSAKHHAVSVNSKPIKIKFINQVDIKPPTFVIFTNVKKVPKNYEHFVKNQLYSIFKFTGCPLKLIFK, encoded by the coding sequence ATGATAGTTTCTATAGTAGGCAGACCCAATGTTGGCAAATCAAGCCTATTTAATTTACTTATAGGCAAAAATAAAAGTATAATAAGCGATATTCCTGGCACGACACGGGATAGAATAGCCGATTACTTGTTCATTAAGGATAAAAGTGCCATACTTATGGATACAGGTGGACTGAATGATGAAGAACCCTTAAGCGATTTTGATATATATTTGTTTAAAATGATTATAAAATTAAAAAAAAAATATATTATTGTTGTTAATAAAATAGATAAGAAAAATGAAGAATTTTTTTACAGCTATATGCGTTTCAAAGATGCTATATTTATATCAACAAAACATAAAACCAATTTAAATACTTTAAAAGATAAGCTTTATGAACTTATACAAAAAAATGTCAAAGTAGAAGATGCAGATACAAAGTTAGCAATAGTTGGAAGGACTAATGTTGGAAAATCAAGTCTTTTTAATGCGATTTTAAAAAAAGAACGTTCAATTGTTGACAATAATGCAGGCACAACGCTTGATAGTGTTGAAACTTTAATAAAGTATCATGAAAAAACATATAAATTTATTGATACGGCTGGTTTAAGATTGAAATTAAAAAAAGAAAGCCTTGACAAATTGGCATCTTATCTAACATTGTTTTCTATTGAAAGGTGTGATATAGCGCTTTTGGTAATTGATTCAAGTCAAGGTGTAACAACACAGGATTTAAGGATAGCTTCAATACTAGAGCGCAAACATAAAGGTATTATAGTTTTGTTTAATAAGTGGGATTTAGTTGAAAAAGATTCCGAAAAAGTTTTTAAGGATTTAAAAAACAGACTTTCTTTTATAAATTTTGTACCGTTTTTGAAGGTAAGTGCTAAAGAATCAAAAAACATCGATAAAATTTTTAAGTATGTAAGTATTGTTGAAGAATATTATAACAAAAGAGTTTCAACGTACAATCTTAACGAAGCATTTCGTTTTTTAAGCGCAAAACATCATGCAGTAAGTGTTAATTCCAAACCTATAAAGATAAAATTTATTAATCAGGTAGATATAAAACCGCCAACATTTGTTATTTTTACAAATGTAAAAAAAGTGCCCAAAAACTACGAGCACTTTGTTAAAAACCAGCTATATTCAATATTTAAATTTACAGGTTGTCCTTTAAAGCTGATTTTTAAATGA